From Thermomonas sp. XSG, one genomic window encodes:
- a CDS encoding serine/threonine-protein kinase, which yields MTQDTPDDPERTQLLEAAPRAPMPEGETLAAGVQLGHYRIESLLGRGGMGDVYRAEQLQPVRRTVALKLLRAQRMDARRVAYFEVERQLLARMRHPAIAQIYDAGATDDGHPYFAMEFIAGSPITTYCDQHALSLRERIALFVRVCEGVQHAHQKGVIHRDLKPGNLLVDEVDGRPLPKIIDFGIATATASGPGGEVAGTPDYMSPEQAGGDQALVDTRSDVYALGVVLCELLTGQRPNANGETAASGAHTLRLPSEQLSTLSPVDAGRIAQARREPLPRMRRVLRNELDWVVAKAMRFERNERYQSAAALAEDLQRFLDGQPLLAAPHGRGYVWRKFAQRHRTGLVAVTAVVLALVGGLALSVYGLLQARAQRALAEQRNVQLERVAAFQQSMLEGIDIEAMGIDIGRDLRTQVARQAGSDTAAFERGLARASTQDLARSVIDRSILANAERAIEHDFANDPALAADLRESVARVRLALGLPVEAAAGFAQVADYRTTALGASAPHTLKARQAQVRALLEAARTKEGLALADAALRDAASLPAGDPLRIKLRLDQADAIAALGDRPRARALLEALRADAIRLRGERDAATTEVTNSLATLLGRMGEPDAGRKLLETVVAIRAATLGKDHADTLGAQHNLAIMRIMTGDKAGAVAMQRELAAIQTRRLGAAHPSTLGELGNLANMLSDSGDNAQALPIAQAVVDARTRVMGADHPQTLRGLLNLSTVYARSGDFARAIPLQEQVADARMRLLGPSHPDTMVIQLNRAATLYQAGRAQDALAQLERYLPTARQVLGERHRELLMGYIIRAQAADEVGQSELAIASYREFLALADVALGPEDARTIDAAWQLEGLLRKRGQAGAADELRARYIEPLLRADPKTLDEARRAKRQDIIDTERKEARQAVR from the coding sequence ATGACGCAGGACACGCCGGACGATCCGGAACGCACCCAGTTGCTCGAGGCTGCGCCGCGGGCACCGATGCCCGAGGGCGAGACGCTTGCCGCCGGCGTGCAGCTGGGCCACTACCGCATCGAATCGCTGCTGGGGCGCGGCGGCATGGGCGATGTCTACCGCGCCGAGCAGCTGCAGCCGGTGCGGCGCACGGTGGCGCTCAAGCTGCTGCGTGCGCAGCGGATGGATGCGCGCCGGGTGGCGTATTTCGAGGTCGAGCGCCAGCTGCTGGCGCGCATGCGCCACCCGGCCATTGCCCAGATCTACGACGCCGGCGCCACCGACGATGGCCATCCGTACTTCGCGATGGAATTCATCGCCGGCAGCCCCATCACCACCTATTGCGACCAGCACGCGCTGTCGCTGCGCGAGCGCATCGCCCTGTTCGTGCGCGTCTGCGAGGGCGTGCAGCACGCGCACCAGAAGGGCGTCATCCACCGCGACCTCAAGCCCGGCAACCTGCTGGTGGACGAGGTCGACGGCCGGCCGCTGCCGAAGATCATCGATTTCGGGATTGCCACCGCCACTGCATCCGGCCCGGGGGGCGAAGTCGCCGGTACACCCGACTACATGAGCCCGGAGCAGGCCGGGGGCGACCAGGCGCTGGTGGATACCCGCAGCGACGTGTATGCGCTGGGGGTCGTGCTGTGCGAGTTGCTGACGGGCCAGCGGCCGAATGCCAATGGCGAAACCGCGGCCAGCGGCGCGCATACGCTGCGGCTACCGTCGGAGCAGCTGTCGACTCTGTCGCCAGTCGATGCCGGACGGATCGCACAGGCGCGGCGGGAACCGTTGCCGCGGATGCGGCGGGTGCTGCGCAACGAGCTGGACTGGGTGGTGGCGAAGGCGATGCGCTTCGAACGCAACGAGCGCTACCAGTCCGCCGCCGCACTGGCCGAGGACCTGCAGCGTTTCCTCGACGGCCAACCGCTGCTGGCTGCGCCGCACGGCCGCGGCTACGTATGGCGCAAGTTCGCGCAGCGCCATCGCACCGGCCTCGTCGCCGTCACGGCGGTCGTGCTGGCGCTGGTCGGCGGGCTGGCCCTGTCGGTCTACGGCCTGCTCCAGGCCCGTGCCCAGCGTGCCCTTGCCGAGCAGCGCAATGTGCAGCTGGAAAGGGTAGCGGCGTTCCAGCAGTCGATGCTGGAAGGCATCGACATCGAAGCGATGGGCATCGACATCGGTCGCGACCTGCGGACCCAGGTGGCGCGGCAGGCGGGGAGCGACACGGCGGCGTTCGAACGCGGCCTGGCGCGCGCGAGCACGCAGGATCTTGCGCGCTCGGTGATCGACCGCAGCATTCTGGCCAATGCCGAGCGCGCCATCGAGCACGACTTCGCCAATGATCCGGCGCTGGCCGCCGACCTGCGCGAATCGGTGGCGCGGGTGCGCCTGGCACTGGGACTGCCGGTCGAAGCCGCGGCGGGATTCGCGCAGGTGGCCGACTACCGCACCACGGCGCTGGGCGCATCCGCGCCGCACACCCTCAAGGCACGCCAGGCCCAGGTCCGCGCGCTACTGGAGGCTGCCCGCACGAAGGAGGGGTTGGCGCTGGCGGACGCGGCATTGCGCGATGCCGCGTCGCTGCCGGCCGGGGATCCGCTGCGGATCAAGCTGCGGCTTGATCAGGCCGATGCCATCGCCGCGCTGGGTGATCGTCCGCGCGCGCGCGCGCTGCTGGAGGCGTTGCGCGCCGACGCGATCCGCCTGCGGGGCGAGCGGGATGCAGCCACGACCGAAGTCACCAACAGCCTGGCAACGCTGCTCGGGCGGATGGGCGAGCCGGATGCAGGGCGCAAGCTGCTGGAAACGGTGGTGGCGATCCGCGCCGCCACCCTGGGCAAGGACCATGCCGACACCCTCGGTGCCCAGCACAACCTCGCGATCATGCGCATCATGACCGGCGACAAGGCCGGCGCGGTGGCGATGCAGCGCGAACTGGCGGCGATCCAGACCCGGCGCCTCGGCGCTGCGCATCCGTCCACGCTGGGCGAGCTGGGCAATCTCGCCAACATGCTCAGCGACAGTGGCGACAACGCGCAGGCGCTGCCCATCGCGCAGGCGGTGGTCGACGCGCGCACCCGGGTAATGGGCGCCGACCATCCGCAGACGCTGCGCGGCCTGCTCAACCTGTCCACCGTCTACGCCCGCTCGGGCGACTTCGCGCGGGCGATCCCGCTGCAGGAGCAGGTGGCCGACGCACGGATGCGCCTGCTGGGCCCGTCGCACCCGGACACCATGGTCATCCAGCTGAACCGCGCCGCCACCCTGTACCAGGCCGGGCGCGCGCAGGACGCGCTGGCGCAGCTCGAACGCTACCTCCCGACCGCCCGGCAGGTGCTGGGGGAGCGGCATCGCGAGTTGTTGATGGGCTACATCATCCGCGCCCAGGCCGCGGACGAAGTGGGGCAGTCCGAACTCGCCATCGCCAGCTATCGAGAGTTCCTGGCCCTGGCCGACGTGGCGTTGGGGCCGGAGGATGCCCGCACCATCGATGCCGCGTGGCAACTGGAAGGCCTGCTGCGCAAGCGCGGGCAGGCCGGCGCGGCGGACGAACTGCGTGCGCGCTATATCGAACCCTTGCTGCGGGCGGATCCGAAGACGCTGGACGAGGCGCGGCGCGCCAAGCGCCAGGACATCATCGACACCGAGCGCAAGGAGGCCCGGCAGGCGGTGCGTTGA